One region of Haloprofundus salilacus genomic DNA includes:
- the trpD gene encoding anthranilate phosphoribosyltransferase: MQEYIERVTDGEDLTVEEAQEAATAVFEGATEAQIGALLAALRAKGETEAEIAGFAQGMRDAARTISPERTPLVDTCGTGGDDYDTINVSTTSAIVAAGAGAAVAKHGNYSVSSSSGSADVLEVAGVDVAAEPPAVERAIDRDGIGFMLAPVFHPAMKAVIGPRKELGMRTLFNVLGPLTNPAGADAQVLGVYDADLVPVIARAVSHMPVERALVVHGDGLDEIALHGETTIAEVDGDEITEYTLVPEEMGLDSAPISAVSGGTPEENAAALRGIVEGDVTGAKRDIILANAGAAVYVAGLADSIDDGVDRAREAVDSGAAAEKLERLRETAVEPTRSS, from the coding sequence ATGCAGGAATACATCGAACGCGTCACGGACGGGGAGGATCTGACCGTCGAGGAAGCGCAGGAGGCCGCAACCGCCGTTTTCGAGGGAGCGACGGAGGCGCAGATCGGGGCGTTGCTCGCCGCGCTCCGGGCGAAGGGAGAGACCGAAGCCGAAATCGCCGGGTTCGCACAGGGGATGCGCGACGCCGCCCGGACCATCTCGCCCGAACGGACGCCGCTCGTCGACACCTGCGGCACCGGCGGCGACGACTACGACACCATCAACGTCTCCACGACGAGCGCCATCGTCGCGGCGGGCGCGGGCGCAGCCGTCGCCAAACACGGCAACTACTCCGTCTCCTCATCGTCCGGAAGCGCCGACGTGCTCGAAGTCGCAGGTGTCGACGTAGCGGCCGAACCGCCGGCGGTCGAGCGCGCGATCGACCGCGACGGCATCGGTTTCATGCTCGCGCCGGTGTTCCATCCAGCCATGAAGGCTGTCATCGGCCCGCGAAAGGAACTGGGGATGCGGACGCTGTTCAACGTGCTCGGCCCGCTGACGAACCCCGCCGGGGCCGACGCGCAGGTGCTCGGCGTCTACGACGCCGACCTCGTACCGGTCATCGCGCGCGCGGTGTCGCACATGCCCGTCGAGCGAGCGCTCGTCGTCCACGGCGACGGGCTCGACGAAATTGCGCTCCACGGCGAGACGACCATCGCCGAAGTCGACGGTGACGAAATCACCGAGTACACGCTCGTACCCGAGGAGATGGGTCTCGACTCGGCGCCGATTTCGGCCGTCTCCGGCGGCACCCCCGAGGAGAACGCCGCCGCCCTCCGCGGCATCGTCGAAGGCGACGTGACGGGGGCGAAACGGGATATTATCCTCGCGAACGCGGGCGCGGCCGTCTACGTCGCCGGACTCGCCGACAGCATCGACGACGGCGTCGACCGGGCGCGCGAGGCCGTCGACTCCGGCGCGGCGGCCGAGAAACTGGAACGGCTCCGGGAGACGGCGGTCGAACCCACTCGGAGCAGCTGA
- a CDS encoding GNAT family N-acetyltransferase gives MSEDEKQSTFTNSSHEMGQKQERYSIRGYVDADRAAFCELFESEWFGVDEEWFEWRYSSPYLDEKAIAVATDEGTPVGFFPCMVFPLRARGMDTIGLQPASVLVHQDHRKRGLFTKLARWLFETYDDAEPSVFFNFPNAAVSPGLKKLGWREATTLPSYFRVQNPNAVLRCQDRGLGRACEAALKALSRAYFACCRQFRSRSSDMAVTRHSTVPAEEFASLYAENVPDRIHVPRDPTFYRWRYDVPKWNHTAYVARDDGPVAGVVAGTHRTENGLLVTSLMEAQPMGVTDRNAAFERLLHAVAADHPGSHLIEATRATLPRSAALQSGFLADDELPMSALRGEPTAMLTRPVSTDGREWRLNGLSLTDPDSWQLMLSERDPIF, from the coding sequence ATGTCAGAGGACGAAAAACAAAGTACCTTCACTAATTCTAGTCACGAGATGGGCCAGAAGCAGGAGAGGTACAGCATCCGGGGATACGTCGACGCCGACAGAGCGGCGTTCTGCGAGCTCTTCGAGTCGGAGTGGTTCGGGGTCGACGAGGAGTGGTTCGAGTGGCGGTACTCGAGTCCGTATCTCGACGAGAAGGCCATCGCCGTCGCCACGGACGAGGGAACGCCCGTCGGATTCTTCCCGTGTATGGTGTTTCCGCTCCGGGCGAGGGGAATGGATACGATCGGACTGCAACCCGCGAGCGTTCTCGTCCACCAGGACCACCGGAAACGCGGACTGTTCACCAAACTCGCTCGATGGCTGTTCGAGACCTACGACGACGCCGAACCGTCGGTCTTCTTCAACTTCCCGAACGCTGCCGTAAGCCCGGGTCTCAAGAAGCTCGGATGGAGGGAGGCGACCACCCTTCCGTCGTACTTCCGCGTGCAGAATCCGAACGCCGTGCTCCGCTGTCAGGACCGAGGACTCGGTCGCGCCTGCGAAGCAGCGCTGAAGGCGTTGTCCAGGGCGTACTTCGCCTGCTGTCGGCAGTTTCGCTCGCGTAGTTCGGACATGGCGGTCACCCGCCACTCGACGGTCCCCGCCGAGGAGTTCGCGTCGCTGTACGCCGAGAACGTCCCCGACCGGATTCACGTCCCTCGCGACCCGACGTTCTACCGATGGCGGTACGACGTTCCGAAGTGGAACCACACCGCGTACGTCGCCCGAGACGACGGTCCCGTCGCGGGCGTCGTCGCCGGCACGCACCGAACCGAGAACGGTCTCCTCGTCACCAGCCTGATGGAGGCCCAACCGATGGGCGTGACCGACAGGAACGCGGCGTTCGAGCGGTTGCTCCACGCTGTCGCGGCCGACCACCCAGGGAGCCACCTGATAGAGGCGACGAGAGCAACGCTCCCCCGCTCGGCGGCGTTGCAGTCGGGGTTTCTCGCCGACGACGAACTCCCGATGTCGGCGCTGCGAGGAGAGCCGACCGCGATGCTGACCCGACCGGTTTCGACGGACGGTCGGGAGTGGCGACTGAACGGCCTGTCGCTCACCGATCCCGACAGCTGGCAACTCATGCTCAGCGAGCGAGACCCGATATTCTGA
- a CDS encoding DUF7504 family protein, translating to MVFDANADATNAPIPGEQTLVRTADPLPASALPRSDRLLVVSARLHPKRLERFLRESGRDPASATLLSVWPVELDYDGPVDLSGIVHPGDVTGVGMRLVDALSTLSEGDCVATDALGVLNMYCEQDVIFRFFSMMLQKTAGRQLHGVHAVQPGVTLDGALEAQFDRVVDART from the coding sequence ATGGTTTTCGACGCAAACGCAGACGCGACGAACGCGCCCATCCCCGGCGAACAGACGCTCGTGCGAACCGCCGACCCGCTGCCCGCGTCGGCGCTGCCGCGAAGCGACCGGTTGCTCGTCGTGAGCGCCCGCCTCCACCCCAAGCGTCTCGAACGATTTCTCCGCGAGTCGGGGCGCGACCCGGCGAGCGCGACGCTCCTCTCGGTGTGGCCGGTCGAACTCGACTACGACGGCCCGGTCGACCTCTCAGGCATCGTCCACCCCGGCGACGTGACGGGCGTCGGGATGCGTCTCGTCGACGCGCTCTCGACGCTCTCGGAGGGTGACTGCGTCGCCACCGACGCACTCGGCGTGCTCAACATGTACTGCGAACAGGACGTGATCTTCCGATTCTTCTCGATGATGCTACAGAAGACCGCCGGGAGGCAGCTTCACGGCGTCCACGCGGTCCAGCCGGGTGTTACGCTCGACGGCGCGCTGGAGGCGCAGTTCGACCGGGTCGTCGACGCGCGGACGTAG
- a CDS encoding CBS domain-containing protein — translation MDITDIALQDFVELEADTRLGKVRSAFERENPKGIIITDDGDYVGVVGEKQLIQSHIEDNTKAAALMRSAPRIDRHEDVREASRMLIEGDTQIAPVYEGEKLWGIITSDAILEAVHDNLDALTVEQIYTGDVVTIREEDSVGQAINRLRENGISRLPVLNENSKLTGVLTTHDITEFVVRNEARQGTGDRSGDLERMLDLPVYDLMTSPVFTTNSGESVKDAVSRMFENDIAGLIVTPSDNDSKVLGVLTKTDVLRALTYTEEEQMDVQITNVDLLDTVSRTELVESLTQVVDKYQEMQVHHAHLRFHEHKEKLRGTPLIQAQIRLRTSHGQVAGSGEGYGAEHAFRVALDKLERNVLEMKGINADEQYRGQLLRKLGEL, via the coding sequence ATGGACATTACTGACATAGCACTCCAGGACTTCGTGGAACTGGAGGCCGACACCCGACTCGGGAAAGTCCGGTCTGCGTTCGAGCGCGAGAACCCGAAGGGTATCATCATCACCGACGACGGCGATTACGTCGGGGTGGTCGGCGAGAAGCAGTTGATTCAGTCGCACATCGAAGATAACACGAAAGCCGCAGCGTTGATGCGCTCCGCGCCGCGCATCGACCGCCACGAAGACGTTCGCGAAGCGTCGCGGATGCTCATCGAAGGCGACACGCAGATCGCGCCGGTGTACGAAGGTGAGAAGCTCTGGGGAATCATCACCAGCGACGCAATTCTCGAAGCCGTCCACGACAATCTGGACGCGCTCACCGTCGAGCAGATCTACACCGGAGACGTGGTGACCATCCGCGAGGAGGACAGCGTCGGCCAGGCGATCAACCGCCTGCGCGAGAACGGCATCTCGCGGCTCCCCGTTCTCAACGAGAACAGCAAACTCACCGGCGTGCTGACGACGCACGACATCACCGAATTCGTCGTCCGCAACGAGGCTCGCCAGGGAACCGGGGATCGAAGCGGCGATCTCGAACGGATGCTCGACCTGCCCGTCTACGACCTGATGACGAGTCCGGTGTTCACGACGAACTCCGGTGAGTCGGTCAAGGACGCCGTCTCGCGGATGTTCGAGAACGACATCGCCGGACTGATAGTCACGCCATCGGACAACGACTCGAAGGTGCTCGGCGTCCTCACGAAGACTGACGTACTCCGGGCGCTCACCTACACCGAAGAGGAGCAGATGGACGTCCAGATTACGAACGTCGACCTGCTCGACACCGTCTCTCGGACCGAGCTCGTCGAGAGCCTCACGCAGGTCGTCGACAAGTATCAGGAGATGCAGGTCCACCACGCGCACCTCCGCTTCCACGAACACAAGGAGAAACTCCGTGGCACGCCGCTCATCCAGGCGCAGATCAGACTCCGGACGAGTCACGGACAGGTCGCAGGCTCCGGGGAAGGCTACGGCGCCGAACACGCCTTCCGCGTCGCCCTCGACAAGCTCGAACGCAACGTTCTGGAGATGAAGGGCATCAACGCCGACGAGCAGTACCGCGGACAGCTGCTGCGGAAACTCGGCGAACTGTAA
- the radB gene encoding DNA repair and recombination protein RadB — translation MTETLSTGCAPLDDLLGGGLERGTVTQVYGAPAAGKTNVALSAAVDVAAAGGTVVYIDTEGLSIDRFRQLVDARVDDEETFENVASRVIVTEAYDFAEQEEAVRDVEEFAERADLVVLDSATGFYRLERTMEGEGGESLRRVARQVTHLLSLARKHDIAVVLTNQVFTDPDTDRARALGGHTLEHWTGVVVRLDRFRGGNRRATLEKHRSKAAGESATFRITGSGLEATEEF, via the coding sequence GTGACCGAAACTCTCTCCACGGGGTGTGCGCCGCTCGACGACCTGCTCGGCGGTGGTCTCGAACGCGGGACCGTGACGCAGGTGTACGGCGCACCGGCGGCGGGGAAGACGAACGTTGCGCTGTCGGCTGCCGTCGACGTCGCCGCCGCGGGCGGGACCGTCGTCTACATCGACACCGAGGGGCTCTCTATCGACCGGTTCCGCCAACTCGTCGACGCGCGCGTCGACGACGAGGAAACGTTCGAGAACGTCGCCTCGCGGGTCATCGTCACCGAAGCGTACGACTTCGCCGAACAGGAGGAGGCCGTCCGCGACGTCGAGGAGTTCGCCGAGCGAGCGGACCTCGTGGTGCTCGACAGCGCCACGGGCTTTTACCGCCTCGAACGCACGATGGAGGGTGAGGGCGGCGAGTCGCTCCGCCGCGTGGCGCGGCAGGTGACGCATCTGCTGTCGCTGGCGCGGAAACACGACATCGCCGTCGTGCTGACGAATCAGGTGTTCACCGACCCCGACACCGACCGAGCGCGGGCGCTTGGCGGCCACACGCTCGAACACTGGACCGGCGTCGTCGTCCGCCTCGACCGGTTCCGCGGCGGCAACCGCCGGGCGACGCTCGAGAAACACCGCTCGAAAGCCGCCGGAGAGAGCGCGACGTTCCGAATCACGGGGTCGGGACTGGAAGCGACAGAGGAGTTCTGA